Proteins from one Ricinus communis isolate WT05 ecotype wild-type chromosome 9, ASM1957865v1, whole genome shotgun sequence genomic window:
- the LOC8260799 gene encoding microtubule-associated protein TORTIFOLIA1 isoform X2, whose translation MSKSSKPTKHLNQSSKPPCSISSSLCTQFANAALKQQILLSLSNLADHDTHQVALQDLYSIIYSVSSNTLPLLLNSLYSCSSDPITKSKVKKDALDLLSLCCRVHHDIKLPRLTTIITHIVKMLKDSDPGVRNACCEVVGVLSGLHLKGREGVRGTVELFVRPLFEAMRQQNKVVQLGAAMCMAKMVEFSMEEDMPVGAFRQLFPWVCTLLGRQNFHAKAAMLSVVENLLQVGAIAPQGLEPLLQSIHDCLGSTDWATRKAAADALSALALHSRSLITDEVASSTLTVLESCRFDKIKPVRDSMTEALQQWKKIAGKAEDGVLDDQKASSCEGNHPEKAESSSDKIPNPDDQKTESLAKDSTRGSSPNMDSVPKSKAGSIPDKAVVILKKKAPALTDKDLNPEFFQKLETRGSGDLPVEVVVSRRCITSSNLNEEEPELHDSESRGRSNRLANSQSDDLHGSFSKYRNIERGNAGKDARNRAFGDDRPDVNPRESSGSRAGFSKSDGQSEGSFINSKGNWLAIQRQLLQLERQQAHLMNMLQDFMGGSHDSMITLENRVRGLERIVEDMARDLSISSGRRGSNFPIGFEGSNRPLGKYNGFSEYSNAKYNARVPFGERFTQSDVTASGMRGRGPNWRSDMSDAWDFPAYGASRNGPISSRRAPSGGSIDGRSPKSEPESDQVGSRRAWDKGAGPLRFGEGPSARSVWQASKDEATLEAIRVAGEDNGLSRTARVAIPEMTAEAMGDDNGGPERDPIWTSWTNAMDALKMGDMDTAYVEVVSTGDDFLLVKLMDRSGPVIDQLSNETACEVLHAIVQFLLEQNLFDICLSWIHQLVEIVLENGPDVLGIPMELKKELLLNLHEASTAIDPPEDWEGAAPDQLLMQLASAWRIELQQFDK comes from the exons ATGAGCAAATCTTCAAAACCCACGAAGCACCTAAACCAATCTTCAAAGCCACCTTGCTCTATATCCTCCTCTCTTTGCACCCAATTTGCTAATGCTGCACTCAAGCAACAAATCCTACTTTCTCTTTCTAACCTTGCTGATCATGACACTCATCAGGTTGCCCTTCAAGATCtctattctattatttattccGTGTCATCCAATACCCTCCCCTTGCTCCTCAACTCCCTATATAGTTGCTCATCTGATCCCATCACCAAATCCAAAGTGAAAAAGGATGCTCTTGACTTACTCTCTCTATGCTGTCGAGTTCATCATGATATAAAATTACCTCGTTTGACAACAATCATCACTCACATTGTTAAAATGTTGAAAGATTCTGATCCAGGTGTTAGGAATGCATGTTGTGAGGTTGTTGGGGTTTTGTCAGGGTTACATTTGAAGGGAAGAGAAGGGGTGAGGGGTACAGTTGAGTTGTTTGTTAGGCCATTGTTTGAGGCCATGCGTCAACAGAACAAAGTGGTGCAATTGGGTGCAGCTATGTGTATGGCAAAGATGGTGGAGTTTTCTATGGAAGAAGACATGCCTGTGGGAGCATTTAGGCAGTTGTTTCCTTGGGTTTGTACGTTATTGGGTAGGCAGAATTTCCATGCAAAGGCTGCAATGTTGAGTGTTGTGGAAAATTTGTTGCAG GTTGGAGCAATTGCACCACAAGGGTTGGAACCGTTGTTGCAAAGCATTCATGACTGCCTTGGAAGTACAGATTGGGCAACACGTAAGGCCGCAGCCGATGCTCTAAGTGCCTTAGCATTGCATTCAAGGAGCTTGATTACGGATGAAGTTGCTAGTTCCACATTGACGGTGCTCGAATCTTGCCGTTTTGACAAG ATAAAGCCTGTCAGAGATAGCATGACAGAGGCATTGCAACAATGGAAGAAGATTGCAGGGAAAGCTGAAGATGGTGTTTTGGATGATCAAAAGGCTTCCTCTTGTG AGGGTAACCACCCTGAAAAAGCAGAGTCGTCGTCAGATAAGATTCCAAATCCTGATGATCAGAAAACCGAGTCATTGGCGAAGGATTCAACCAGGGGTTCTTCCCCTAATATGGATTCTGTTCCAAAAAGCAAAGCTGGAAGCATTCCTGACAAAGCAGTTgtaatattgaaaaagaaagcacCTGCCTTGACAGACAAAGACTTAAACCCAGAATTCTTCCAGAAGCTTGAAACAAGGGGATCCGGTGATCTGCCTGTAGAAGTTGTTGTTTCTCGTAGATGTATCACTTCCTCAAATTTGAATGAGGAAGAACCAGAACTGCATGATTCTGAGTCAAGGGGAAGGTCAAACCGCTTGGCAAACAGCCAATCAGATGATCTCCATGGATCTTTCAGTAAATACCGTAACATTGAAAGAGGAAATGCTGGGAAAGATGCAAGAAATAGAGCATTTGGTGATGACAGGCCTGATGTAAATCCTAGGGAATCATCTGGTAGCCGTGCAGGTTTCTCTAAATCTGATGGCCAATCTGAAGGATCCTTCATTAATAGTAAAGGAAATTGGTTGGCTATCCAGAGGCAGTTGTTGCAGTTGGAGAGACAACAAGCTCATCTCATGAATATGCTGCAG GATTTCATGGGCGGGTCTCATGATAGCATGATAACTTTGGAAAACCGAGTTAGAGGTCTCGAGAGAATCGTAGAAGACATGGCACgtgatttgtcaatatcatcAGGCCGGAGGGGTAGTAATTTTCCAATTGGTTTTGAAGGATCTAATAGACCTTTGGGGAAGTATAATGGCTTCTCTGAATACTCCAATGCTAAGTATAATGCACGGGTTCCTTTCGGGGAAAGATTCACCCAATCTGATGTTACTGCTTCAGGCATGAGAGGAAGAGGCCCTAATTGGAGATCTGATATGTCTGATGCTTGGGATTTTCCAGCTTATGGTGCATCCAGAAATGGGCCGATTAGCTCAAGGAGAGCTCCAAGTGGTGGTTCTATAGATGGAAGATCACCTAAATCAGAACCTGAAAGTGATCAGGTTGGTAGCAGGAGAGCATGGGATAAAGGGGCTGGACCTCTTAGGTTTGGTGAGGGGCCTTCTGCTAGAAGTGTCTGGCAAGCCTCTAAAGATGAAGCTACGTTGGAAGCCATTCGGGTTGCCGGGGAAGACAATGGATTATCTCGAACAGCAAGAGTGGCCATCCCTGAGATGACAGCAGAAGCTATGGGAGATGATAATGGTGGACCAGAGCGGGATCCTATTTGGACATCTTGGACTAATGCAATGGATGCCCTTAAGATGGGAGATATGGATACAGCTTATGTTGAAGTCGTATCTACCGGGGATGATTTTCTCCTTGTAAAGCTTATGGACAGATCAGGTCCTGTTATTGATCAGCTTTCAAATGAGACAGCATGCGAGGTGTTGCATGCTATTGTGCAATTTCTACTGGAGCAGAACTTGTTTGACATCTGTTTGTCCTGGATTCATCAG TTGGTAGAAATAGTGCTGGAAAACGGACCTGATGTCTTGGGCATTCCCATGGAATTGAAGAAGGAGCTTCTATTGAATTTACATGAAGCTTCTACAGCAATAGATCCACCTGAAGACTGGGAAGGTGCAGCACCTGACCAACTTCTGATGCAGTTGGCTTCTGCCTGGAGAATCGAACTACAACAGTTTGACAAGTAA
- the LOC8260799 gene encoding microtubule-associated protein TORTIFOLIA1 isoform X1, with translation MPILTMSTQAPKSLRPTTKPSNQNQPNSRSSSLSTHLAMVELKQRIITSLSKLADRDTHQIAIEDLHSITQSISPEALPMLLNSLYDSLSDSSNAKPSVKKESLHLLSLTCQSHRDLTLPHLTKIISHIVKRLKDSDSSVKDACGDAIGVLSTLYLKSGNGNGGGGEGGGGDNNAVGSMVGLFVRPLFEAMGEQNKGVQSGAAVCMAKMVDSAAMEANDGARNGSNVPTGAFQKLCPRICKLLNGQNFQAKAALLGVVTSLAQVGAIAPQGLEPLLQSIHDCLGSTDWATRKAAADALSALALHSRSLITDEVASSTLTVLESCRFDKIKPVRDSMTEALQQWKKIAGKAEDGVLDDQKASSCEGNHPEKAESSSDKIPNPDDQKTESLAKDSTRGSSPNMDSVPKSKAGSIPDKAVVILKKKAPALTDKDLNPEFFQKLETRGSGDLPVEVVVSRRCITSSNLNEEEPELHDSESRGRSNRLANSQSDDLHGSFSKYRNIERGNAGKDARNRAFGDDRPDVNPRESSGSRAGFSKSDGQSEGSFINSKGNWLAIQRQLLQLERQQAHLMNMLQDFMGGSHDSMITLENRVRGLERIVEDMARDLSISSGRRGSNFPIGFEGSNRPLGKYNGFSEYSNAKYNARVPFGERFTQSDVTASGMRGRGPNWRSDMSDAWDFPAYGASRNGPISSRRAPSGGSIDGRSPKSEPESDQVGSRRAWDKGAGPLRFGEGPSARSVWQASKDEATLEAIRVAGEDNGLSRTARVAIPEMTAEAMGDDNGGPERDPIWTSWTNAMDALKMGDMDTAYVEVVSTGDDFLLVKLMDRSGPVIDQLSNETACEVLHAIVQFLLEQNLFDICLSWIHQLVEIVLENGPDVLGIPMELKKELLLNLHEASTAIDPPEDWEGAAPDQLLMQLASAWRIELQQFDK, from the exons atgcCCATATTAACAATGAGTACTCAAGCACCCAAATCTTTAAGACCTACAACAAAACCCTCAAATCAAAACCAGCCCAATTCAAGATCTTCCTCTCTGTCAACTCATTTAGCCATGGTCGAACTCAAGCAGAGAATCATTACTTCTCTCTCTAAACTTGCCGACCGTGACACCCATCAGATCGCCATTGAAGACCTTCACTCCATTACTCAATCTATTTCACCTGAAGCACTTCCTATGCTTCTCAATTCGCTTTATGACTCTCTTTCTGATTCCTCCAATGCTAAACCTTCTGTTAAAAAAGAATCTTTGCATTTACTTTCACTCACTTGTCAATCTCATAGAGATTTGACATTACCCCACTTGACTAAAATCATTTCCCACATTGTTAAAAGGCTTAAAGATTCTGATTCTAGTGTTAAAGATGCGTGTGGAGATGCTATTGGGGTTTTATCTACATTGTATTTGAAGAGTGGTAATGGCAATGGTGGTGGCGGAGAGGGTGGCGGTGGTGATAATAATGCAGTTGGATCCATGGTTGGTTTATTCGTTAGGCCTTTGTTTGAAGCCATGGGAGAACAGAACAAAGGTGTTCAATCTGGTGCTGCAGTTTGTATGGCAAAAATGGTGGATTCTGCGGCTATGgaggctaatgatggtgctcgTAATGGGAGTAACGTGCCTACTGGGGCATTCCAGAAGTTGTGTCCAAGGATTTGTAAGTTGTTGAATGGGCAAAATTTTCAGGCTAAAGCTGCTTTATTGGGGGTTGTGACAAGTTTAGCTCAG GTTGGAGCAATTGCACCACAAGGGTTGGAACCGTTGTTGCAAAGCATTCATGACTGCCTTGGAAGTACAGATTGGGCAACACGTAAGGCCGCAGCCGATGCTCTAAGTGCCTTAGCATTGCATTCAAGGAGCTTGATTACGGATGAAGTTGCTAGTTCCACATTGACGGTGCTCGAATCTTGCCGTTTTGACAAG ATAAAGCCTGTCAGAGATAGCATGACAGAGGCATTGCAACAATGGAAGAAGATTGCAGGGAAAGCTGAAGATGGTGTTTTGGATGATCAAAAGGCTTCCTCTTGTG AGGGTAACCACCCTGAAAAAGCAGAGTCGTCGTCAGATAAGATTCCAAATCCTGATGATCAGAAAACCGAGTCATTGGCGAAGGATTCAACCAGGGGTTCTTCCCCTAATATGGATTCTGTTCCAAAAAGCAAAGCTGGAAGCATTCCTGACAAAGCAGTTgtaatattgaaaaagaaagcacCTGCCTTGACAGACAAAGACTTAAACCCAGAATTCTTCCAGAAGCTTGAAACAAGGGGATCCGGTGATCTGCCTGTAGAAGTTGTTGTTTCTCGTAGATGTATCACTTCCTCAAATTTGAATGAGGAAGAACCAGAACTGCATGATTCTGAGTCAAGGGGAAGGTCAAACCGCTTGGCAAACAGCCAATCAGATGATCTCCATGGATCTTTCAGTAAATACCGTAACATTGAAAGAGGAAATGCTGGGAAAGATGCAAGAAATAGAGCATTTGGTGATGACAGGCCTGATGTAAATCCTAGGGAATCATCTGGTAGCCGTGCAGGTTTCTCTAAATCTGATGGCCAATCTGAAGGATCCTTCATTAATAGTAAAGGAAATTGGTTGGCTATCCAGAGGCAGTTGTTGCAGTTGGAGAGACAACAAGCTCATCTCATGAATATGCTGCAG GATTTCATGGGCGGGTCTCATGATAGCATGATAACTTTGGAAAACCGAGTTAGAGGTCTCGAGAGAATCGTAGAAGACATGGCACgtgatttgtcaatatcatcAGGCCGGAGGGGTAGTAATTTTCCAATTGGTTTTGAAGGATCTAATAGACCTTTGGGGAAGTATAATGGCTTCTCTGAATACTCCAATGCTAAGTATAATGCACGGGTTCCTTTCGGGGAAAGATTCACCCAATCTGATGTTACTGCTTCAGGCATGAGAGGAAGAGGCCCTAATTGGAGATCTGATATGTCTGATGCTTGGGATTTTCCAGCTTATGGTGCATCCAGAAATGGGCCGATTAGCTCAAGGAGAGCTCCAAGTGGTGGTTCTATAGATGGAAGATCACCTAAATCAGAACCTGAAAGTGATCAGGTTGGTAGCAGGAGAGCATGGGATAAAGGGGCTGGACCTCTTAGGTTTGGTGAGGGGCCTTCTGCTAGAAGTGTCTGGCAAGCCTCTAAAGATGAAGCTACGTTGGAAGCCATTCGGGTTGCCGGGGAAGACAATGGATTATCTCGAACAGCAAGAGTGGCCATCCCTGAGATGACAGCAGAAGCTATGGGAGATGATAATGGTGGACCAGAGCGGGATCCTATTTGGACATCTTGGACTAATGCAATGGATGCCCTTAAGATGGGAGATATGGATACAGCTTATGTTGAAGTCGTATCTACCGGGGATGATTTTCTCCTTGTAAAGCTTATGGACAGATCAGGTCCTGTTATTGATCAGCTTTCAAATGAGACAGCATGCGAGGTGTTGCATGCTATTGTGCAATTTCTACTGGAGCAGAACTTGTTTGACATCTGTTTGTCCTGGATTCATCAG TTGGTAGAAATAGTGCTGGAAAACGGACCTGATGTCTTGGGCATTCCCATGGAATTGAAGAAGGAGCTTCTATTGAATTTACATGAAGCTTCTACAGCAATAGATCCACCTGAAGACTGGGAAGGTGCAGCACCTGACCAACTTCTGATGCAGTTGGCTTCTGCCTGGAGAATCGAACTACAACAGTTTGACAAGTAA